ACCAGGTAACAGGTCTTTGTGTGTCCCACCTCACAGCGCTTCCGCAGTGTGATCCGAGAGCCGGCCACGCCGGGAAGCAATGCTACGAAGGCCGTGAGCAGCGCCGATCCAGGCCCGGTTTAGACCCAAGCAGCCATCACCTTGGGTGACCAAAATCGACCACGGGCCACCACTCCCCTGACGTTCCGTCACGATCCCCGGAAGCAGGGTTTCTTGAGTGAGTTGCGCAGATCGTTTTCGGGCGTCATTTTTCAGTGATCGCCGTGGCCTCCGTTCCCCTCCGGAGGCCACGGCGATGTCATGCCCGAAAACCTGCGGATCGGAGTTCACGTGCTAAGGGCCTCTCCACCACACCGGCGTAAACCACTCCTACATGTCCTCTGCGTATTGCTGGTCGCCGTTCTCGCGTCCACGGTCACCCAGTTCCTGCCCGCGCTGCGCGCGAGCGCGTCGGCCGCGCCCACGGAGCCCGCGCAGGCCACGCCGACCGGGCCGGCCGAGCGGCCGGACCTCATCTCGGCGCAGCTCGCCGCTCGCGCGGAGAAGCGGCGGATCGAGATCACGAACGACCGGACGGAGACGACGTCCACGTTCGTGAACCCGGACGGCACCATCACCGTCGAGTCCTTCTCCGGCGTGCACCGCATCCGCCGGGGTGACGGCTGGGTCCTGGTCGACACCACCCTCGCCCTCGTCGACGGCAAGGTCACGCCGAAGGCGGCGAAGGCCGACGTCGTGCTCTCCGCGGGTGGCGGCAAGGCCGGCGGCGATGTCGCCCGGCTCGCCGACGCCGGTCGGGAGGTCGCGTTCGCCTGGCCGACCGCGCTGCCCGCACCCGAACTGAAGGGCAACGTCGCCACCTACAAGGCGGTCGCGAAGGACACCGACCTGCAGGTGGAGGTCACCCCGACCGGGTTCGACGTCCAGATCGTCGCGCACACCCCGGCCGCGGCGCAGGCGGCGCTGAACCTGCCGATGCGGCTCAAGGGCGTGACCGCGGAGCGGACCGCCGGCGGTGAGCTGCGGCTGTCCGGCGGCGGGAAACTCGCCGCGCGCTCCCCGACCCCGCTGATGTGGGACGCCCACGTCGACGAGAAGACAGGCCTGCCCGACCGTACCCGCACCGTCGACTCGGCCCTGTCCGGTGGCGGCACGGCGACCCCGACCCTGGCCCTGCGGCCGGACAAGAAGTGGCTGACCGACCCGGCACGGCAGTACCCGGTCACCATCGACCCCGCCGCGGTCCTGCCCGACAACTTCGACGCCGACGTCGCGAGCGCCTACCCGACGACCAACTACGACACCTACCAGTACCTGCGGGTCGGCGCCTACCTCGGCTCGGTGCAGCGGTCGTTCCTCAAGTTCGACACCACCGCCATCGAAGGCCGCCACGTCACCGCCGCCACCCTGAACCTCTGGCAGGCCGGGTCCACGACCTGTGACGACCAGCCGACGATCGTGCAGGGCTCCGCGGGCCTGTCCTCCGGCGCGACGTGGAACACCCAGCCCGCCTCCGACGGCACCACCTGGGGATCGGCGAGCTTCAACGAGGGCGCCGACAACAGCTGCGGCGCCGGCCCGGCCAACATCGACATCACCAGCCTGGTCCAGGCCTGGTCCTCCAACGGCCAGCCCTCCCCCGAGACCCTGACACTGCGCGCCGCGAACGAGACCCTCGACGCCCAGTTCAAGTCGTTCTACTCCGGCGACACCCTGCTCCCCCCGCAGATCTCCACCACCTACAACTCCTACCCGGGCACGGTCGCGAACCGGTCCACCTCCCCCTGCTCCGCGCAGTGCGGCGGCAGCCCCGCCACCGTGCTGACGAACAGCACGCGACCGGTGCTTTCGGGTGCCTCGACCGACGCGGACGGCGCACCGCTGCGGCTGGACTTCGAGGTGTGGAACTCCGCCGGCACCACCAAGATCACCGACGGTTCGGTCTCCGACGTCTCCCCGAACGCCACCGCGTCCTGGACCGTCCCCGCGAGCGTGCTGACGAACGGCACGAGCTACCAGTGGCGCTCTCGCGCCTACGACGGCGTCGACTACTCCCAGGCCTGGTCAGGCTGGATCCCGTTCACCGTCGACACCACCGCCCCGTCGGCACCCACCTCGCTGACCTCGGCGGCGTGGACGTCGGGTGGCTGGTCCACCACCACGTCGGGCACGATCTCGTGGACGTCGCCCGGTGGTGACACCGCGAGCTTCCTCTACGGCCTCGACGAGCCCTCCCCCAGCACCGAGACCACCGGCACCACCACCCCGACCCTGACCCCGGGCGCCGGACTGCACACCCTCTACGTCCGTACCAAGGACAAGTCGGGCAACCTCTCCCCCGTCGCCTCGTTCGGCTTCGGGATCGGCACCGGCGCGCTGGCGAGCCCGGCGGAGAACGCCCGGGTGCAGCGCTTCGTCATCCTCGAGGGGCAGGCGCCCAGCACCCAGGTGTCGGTGACCTACCAGTACCACCTGGGCACCAGCAGCAGCGCGACCTGGTTGGACGTCCCCGTCGCCGACACGGTGATCGACGGCACGTCGACGCATCCGACCTGGCCGGCGGCGCGTAACGGTTCCGGGGTGTTCGACCGGCAGAACTGGAACCTGCCCGGCACCCTCGGCGGCGGCTCCGACGGCCCCGTACAGCTGCGGGCCTGTTTCCGTACCTCGGCCAACGTCGTGTCCTGCACCGCCGCGCGGACGATCGAGTTCACCCGCAACGCCTTCGGTGACTCCAACGTGAACAGCCAGGTCGGCCCCGGCACGCTGGCACTGCTGACCGGCGACTACTCGCTGTCGGCAACCGACGTGTCGATGCCCACCTACACCGGTTCTCTCGCCGTCGGGCGGTCGACGACCACGCTGACCCCGCCCTCGGCGACCAGCGACCCATCCGGCGTCTTCGGCCCGGGCTGGACGTCAGACCTGCAGGGCCCGGAGACCGGCGCTGCCGGCAGCACCCTCACCGACACCACCTCGACCACGAACACGGTGTCACTGACCTCGAGTGAGGGCACGCCGTCCGCCTACAGCCGCACCGGCTCGGGCTCGTACCCGTACAGCTATGTCGGTGTCGGTGACACGGCCACGGACGGGTCGAAGCTGGTCAAGGACTCCGCCACCCAGTTCACCCACACCGGTGCCGATGGCACGAAGACCGTGTTCGTCTCCAAGACCGTCGGCTCCGCCACCATCTGGGTGACCGACCGCGTCGAGGAGCCCGGCTCCGCGACCACCTCCACCTACACCACCGACAGCGCGGGCCGCGTCACCCGCATCCTCGGCCCGGTACCCGACGGGGTCACCTGCACCACGCTGGTCGCCGGCTGCCGCGCGCTGACCTTCACCTACGCCACCTCCACCACCGCCACCGGCACCACCCCCGCCACCTGGGGTGACTACACCGGCCGGCTCGCCTCGATCTCCATGTCGCTGAACGGGGCGTCGGCGGTCGTCGTGGCGCAGTACCGGTACGACAACACCGGCCACCTGCGCGAGCAGTACGACCCGCGCCTGGACAGCGGCGGCACCCACCTGTCCACCACCTACGCCTACAACGCCGCCGGCCAGGTCAGCTCCTACACCCCACCCGGGCAGGAGACCTGGACCTTCGGCTACGACACCTACAACCGGATCACCACCGTCTCCCGCGCCCGGCCCGCCGGTGCCGGCACCGCCACCCAGACCATCGTCTACGGCCTGGCCCTCACCGGATCAGGCGCGCCGATCGACATGGCCGCGGGCGTCGTCGACGACTGGGGACAGCGCGACCTGCCCTCCTGGGCCACCGCCGTCTTCCCCGCCAGCCGCGTCCCGTCGAACCCGCCCGTCGCCGCCGACTGGCCCTACGCCGACATCACCTACCTCAACGTCGACGGCCGGGAGGTGAACTCCGCCTCCTACGGCAACGGTGCCTGGCAGATCACCACCACCGAACACGATTCGAACGGAAACGTCATCCGCGAACTCGGCGCGGAGAACCGCAACCAGGCAGTCACCTCGACCGCCGACACCGACCCCACCGTCACCGCGCTCACCGACTCCGCCGCCCGCGCCCAACTCCTCGACACCGACACCGTCTACTCGACCGACGGCGTCTCGGTCACCGACACGTTCGGCCCGACCCACCGCATCGTCGACGACACCGGCGCCCAGTACTCCGCCCGCCAGCACGTCCACACCGACTACGACGAGGGCGCCCCGTCCTCGACCGACCCCTACCGGCTGCCGACCACCGTCACCACCACCATCCGCCTCGCGAACGGCTCGGACACCGAACCCCGCAAGACCATCAACGGGTACGAGGCCAAGAGCGGCGCGGCGGCTGACACGTCCGGCTGGACCCTGCGCACGCCCACGACCATCGCCACCTGGATGGGCGGCGGATCCACCCCCAACATCGTCCGCGCCACTTACTACAACAACGCCGGAAACCCCGTCGAAACCCGGCAGCCCGCGGCCAACGCCGCCGGCACAGACGCCTACACCAGCGTCGTTTCCTACTACACCGCCACCGGGTCCGGTAGCTGCGTCAACGCATCCTGGACCGGCCTGACCTGCACCACCGGCCCCGCAGCCCAACCCACCAGCGGAAACCCGCTACCCGTCACCAGCTACACCTACAACAACCTCAACCAGCCCCTGACCAAGGTCGACACCGTCACCTCCGGCAGCACAACCACCCGCACCACCACCTACACCTACGACACCGCCGGCCGCCCAGCCTCCGAGGCCATCGCGGCCAGCCCCGCCGCGAACGGTGGCACCGCCGTGCCCACCGCCACCTACGGCTACAGCACCACCACCGGCCTGCTCACGACGACGACCGCGTCGTCGATCACGCTGACCACCGGCTACGACACCTGGGGCCAGGCCACCTCCCAGACCGACGCCGACAGCAACACAGGAACCGCCACCTACGACATCGACGGCCAGGTCGCCACCCTCAACGACGGCAAGGGCACCTACACCTACGTCTACGACACCGCCACCGAACACCGCGGCCTCGTCACCAGCCTCGGCGTCGGTGCCGGAAGCGCCCCATCCACCTTCAGCGCCACCTACGACGGCGAAGGACGCCTTGCCGTATACACCTATCCAAACGGGCTCACGAACACGACCCGCTATAACAACAGCGGAGAGCCGACGAGCCTCGTCTACGCCAAGTCGGGCACACCGTGGCTGACCTTCTCCCAGGCAAGTTCCATCAGCGGAGAGATACGTAGCGACACCACAGCGGCGGCAGGGAAATCCATCGGGTACGACCTCGCCGGCCGGCTCACCAGCGTCGTCGACGCCGTCAGCTACGGCGGACCCAGAAGCTGCACCACCCGCGTATACACCTACGACGCGGACTACAACCGCACCGCGGTGAACAGCTATCCCGACGCCGGGGGCCAGCCCGACACCGGGAACTGCTCCACCACGACCACCCCGATGATCCTGTCCAACGCCTATGACCAGGCCGACCGGATCACCGACACCGGCTACACCTACGACCTGTTCGGCCGCACCACCGCGGTACCCGCCGCCGATGCAGGTGGAACCGCGCTCACCGTCGGCTACTACGTCAATGACCTCGTCGAATCCCAGACCTCGGGCTCGGCAACCCGCACCTATGCCCTCGACCCGGCTCGCCGTATCCGCTCCTGGACTGACGGCTCGACCACCTCGACCAACCACTACACCACCGCCAGCGGCGACAGCCCCGCCTGGATCGGTGTCACCGGCGGAACCTGGACGAGAAATATTCTCGGTATCGGTGGCGATCTGGCAGCGGTTCAGAACAGCGCCGGCGCTGTCACCCTTCAGCTCGCCAACCTGCACGGCGATGTCGTCGCCACCGTCGACGACAGCACCGGCGCCACCGCCATCGCCAGCTACGCCGAATCCGACGAATTCGGCCACGCTTACTTCGCGAGCACCGCTTACGCCCGCTACGGCTGGCTCGGCACCCAACAGCGGTCCCGTGACAGCCTGGGTGGACTTGTCATCATGGGGGTCCGCCTGTACAACCCCGTCACAGGCCGGTTCCTTTCCAAGGACCCCGTCGTCGGCGGCTCCGCGAATCCATACGACTACGTGAATCAGGACCCGTACAATTCGTTCGACTTCTCCGGGACCCAGCCGACCGATTACAAGCAGTGCCCACTCGGACTCCAGTGCTCCGTATCCCGTGTAATATTCTGGTATAACCCCTGGCCATCGAACTGGCGCAGGGACTGGGTAGGGTCGATAATCTGGAGATTTGCCAGCAAGGGCTTCGTCAAGAGTCGCGAGTTCCAGGAGCGCAGGGTAACAAACACGTTCAGGAGGTACTTCTACTTCAATCGCCGTTCCCAGGACGTCAGGCTCTACTACGTCGAGGGACGCGCCAGAGTGCGGCTCGGAGTCCCCATCATTCCCTGGTCCTACCCCGCGCCGGCCTTCTCGTCCGCCTGGAAACTGACGGGATACTGGACCGCATGGGTCTAGAAAACCCAACGTCCGCAGACCCTCCACCAACTCCATGAGACCTGCCGGTTTCCGATGATCCTCGCGGTACCAGCAGTCCACGGAAATCCTCGGACCGACTCGGCCCACGTCAGGCGTCATCGGGCGAGCCGGCCTCGGGAATCACGCATCCGCTGAGCGCTGGAAGCCGCACTGGCATCGCGAAGGACCTGCGATGCCAGTGCGGTTCCGTCTGACGGGACTGCCGCCCTGGAGGGAGGCCATGACGAGCGGCGGAGCCGACGCACAGCCGCGAACCGGGCCATTTAGCGAGCCGTCCAGCGCCCCCTGAGGCGGTACGACCCCGCCGTCGACGACCCGCCTGCCGGCCGTCGGATCCGGCTGCTCAGGAGGACTCGGGACTCAGCGTGGTGACCAGGCCGGTCAGGCTCTCCTGGAAGATCTCCACGAACCGTGTCATCCCGGCGGGATCGAACAGGCGCCGGTGGTGGCAGAAGGTCAGGCGGAGGCGATCGGCGCTGCCGGCGGCGCAGATGAGAAGACCCTGCGGCATCCCGGTGGTGCCGATCAGGGACAGTCCGGTGATCCGCACGGTGCCCTTCGGCGCGAACCGGAGGCCGTCGACCCGGCTGATGTTGCTGACGGCCACGCTCGGTGCGAGGAACGGGCGGGCCATCACCGCGGCGCAGCGCAGGACGGTGGTCCGCAGCGGTCGCGGTACGGCTGCCATCACCGTCCGCACCGCGACGGTGAGACCGTCAGCCGCGCAGACGGCCGGATTCCGTTTGGCGGCGAGGGTCTGCTCCACCACCGCCGCGGCGAGAAGGCCTGGCACCGCACGCTCGGCGGCGGACGAGCTGATCATCACCTGGCCCGACCGGTTACCCAGTTCCCGCGCTCCCTCCGGATCCGGTGACCTCGTCGCGATCGGCATACGAACGAGCACCCGGCCGCTCGGGCAGCCGTTCTCGGTGTTCCAGCGCTCCACCGCCAGGTGTGCGGCCCCGATCAGCAGGTCGTTCACCGTCATCCGCCGTCCGTCCGCCAGCCGCACGGGAGGCGGCACGGGCAGGTCGACGGGGTGCACGCCATACCCCTGCGCATGGCTCGGACCACACGGCGCGAGGTACGACACCGGCCGGCGGCGGATCGGTGGGCCGATGGTCGCCGTCCCTGCCCCGAGCGGCTGGCCGGCCTCCGTGGTCCGTGCCGGCTGACGGCGGGAGGGCCCGGGTTGACAGTGCCGCTGGAGCGGAGCCACCAGCGGCTGGCGCCCGGTCGCCAGCCGCTGACGGGGAGCCGTCGATTCCTGCGGCGCCGGTCCACCGGCCCTGCCCGGGACGGTGTGGTCTGCCGCGCAGCCAGCGATGATCTCCTGGAGGAGGGTGAGGACGCTCATCCCATCCAGCGCCACATGATGCGCGGTGAGGCCGACGACGTCGCCCGCCGGCCGGTGCGCGAGCAGCAGGCGAACAGGCGGTTGTGTCCGCAGATCGAACGGTCTGGAGCACAGGGATTCCACCGCGCGCCAGATCGCCCGCTCAGCTCCCGCCTCATCCAGGGACGTGGTCTGAATTTCGTATATCAGATCCGATGCCAGGCCCGGTTCTGCCGAGAGATCCCAGGATGACGGTGTGCCCACCCCACCGGCCAGCCGTGCTCCGGCGATCGGATGGTCGCGCAGTGCCCGCTCCAGCGACTGGCGCAGGTCCGCCAGACGGATCGCGGCGTCCGTCTCCGCGATCAGGCCGACGGTGAGCGGCGACCGTCTTCGGTCCGACGCGACAATCAGTTCCTCGTCGAGGGTCAGGGCCCGCCGTAGCCCGGCCTTCGGCCGGCGGGCCGCCACGGCGGATAGGCCACCGGGCCGGGCCGCCACCCGGGCGGCGGCCCGGCCCCCCCAGTCACCCGCACCGCCGCCGTGCCCCCGGACCTGACCCCGCGGCTCATGACGCCTCGGCACAGGGGTGTTCGGCGCACGGCCCTTCGACTCGTGGCCGTCGCGCTCACCGCCGCGCGGCTCACGGCCGTGGCACAGATGGCCGGCCAGCGCCCCGATGTCGCCGCGCTGCGGTTGCCGGTTCCGGCAGTTCTCGACACCCGTGTTCATACCTGCCGGACGGGCGGGCTGTCCCGGTGCACCCTTGCTCAGCGAGGACATCCATGCGCCCCTTCCGTTCAGTCGATGATCGTGTTCTCTGGAGGAGTACGCCGACCGCGTCCCGGCGGCGGGACAACGCCTACCGAGCCACCCGGCAGTCGCCCGCCGGATGGGGCGGAACCGCTCGTGCCCGCCGTCGGACGCCCCACAGCATCGTCCTTCATGTTGGGCACGTGCCTAACCTGGTCACTACTTTCGGGCCATCTCCGGACCGCCTCCGCCGGTCGCAGGGCGAGGGCGGAGATCGTCGCGGCGAAGGCGAGGGCACCCAGGGCCTGGGCTGGCCAGCTGAAGGCGCCCTCGCCCGAGAACGGGATCGCGCTCGGGACGGTCGACACCACGATGCCGGAGCCCACCATGCCGGCCAGGGCCAGCAGGCCCGGCAGCCAGCGCAGCCGCCGGCCAAGCAGCACGATCAGCGGTACCACCAGCGCGACCACGCCCGCGACCAGGAAGACCGACAGGGTCGCCAGCGCGAGGCCCGTCCACAGGGCCGGCAGCCGCAGCCGCCCCAGCGCCCGCATCCCGGGCAGCCCGGCGGGGCTGAGACGGGCGAAACGGTCGGCCAGGCGGTCGGCGAGGCCGGGGCCGGCACCGCGCTCCTGGCGGCGACGACGGCGCTCGGCGCCGACGGAGTCCGGGACGACGGCGATCGCGGTGAGGATCAGCACCAGGCCGAGGCCGATGAGCAGGTTGCGGCGGAAGGTCTGGCCCGGATGGTTCTCGATGACGATCGTGCCGCCCTGGCCGGCGGGGACGATCCAGCCCTGCGCCCAGCCGTCGATGCGCACCGCGGTGAGTTCCTGGCCGTTCAGCGTCGCCGTCCAGGAGGCGTTCGCGTTCTCCCGCACCGAGACGAAGGACGCGGCGCCGGCGCCGATGTCGACGGTGCGCAGCTCGGAGCCCCAGTGCCCGATGGCCGTCGTCCGGGGCCTGTCGGTGCTCACCGCGGCGCCCTCGCCGACCATGCTGATCGCGTCGACGACCATGGTGGCCCCGCCGAGGTCGACCGACAGCAGGTGCGAGCCCGCGCCGAGCCTGACCTGGTTGTTGCCGGTGCACAGCTTCAGCTGGAACGGCCTGGCCGTGGCCATGCTGCTGTAGACGCCGGAGACCTCCAGGTCGTACCGGACACCGTCGATGATCAGTGACGGGCCCTCACCGCAGGGGATGACCAGCGGCGCGTTGGAGGTGTCGACCGCGGAGCCGGCCGGCGGCGGAATGGCGGTGGCGGTGCCCCGGAGAGTGAAGGTCATCTCGCGCGGGGAGTCGAACTTCCGCGCGAACGTGAGCTCCTCGGAGCCACCGAAGGGCTGCAGCGGGTCGGCCCGGTAGCGCTCGAACGAGTAGGCGACGAGGCCCTGGCTCAGCGACTCGAACGTGTCCGTCAGGTCGGACGGCGTCTGCGCGTACCGGTGAAAGCTCGCGCCGGGGATGTCGATCTCGCGGAGCCCGGCGCCGAGCGAAGGGTCGTCCTCGTTGGTGACCTTCTCCAGCGTGATCTTGAACCAGCGGCTCTCCCCCGCCGGCACGGCGAGGCGCTGGATGTCCTCGACCGGCTTGACCTGGGTGACGACGGAACCACGCTCGGTCGTCACCCGCAGTGCGTGCACCTCCGGGCGCCAGTCACCCTCCGCCAGCAGCCGGATGTCGATGTAGGGCGCCTCGAGCTCCCGGCCGACGTCGAGCTGGATCCACTCCCCCTGCGAGGTGGCGCCGTGCCGGCGTATCGCCGTCCAGGACGTCGACGTCTGGCCGTCGACGGCGGCCTGCGGGGCGAAGTCGGGGGCGGCTATCAGCTCGAAGCCGTACGACGACGCGGTGACCGACATCCCGTCGGCGTAGCCGGCGACCGTCTGGTGCCCGGCCGTCGGCCGGTCGGTCCACTGCCTGGGGGGCTCGCTCCTGCCGGCGACGCTCTCGTTCGGGCCCAGCAGGTAGGACGTCCCGTCGTGCACGATGCCGAAGGTGAAGTCACGGCGCGTGTTCGTGTCGGTCACCGCGAGGGCGGTCGTCGGGGTGATGACCTTCGACGCCGGTGGTGGGTCGGCGATCGGCGCGAGCGTGGTCGTGGGGTCGGCGTCGGAGCCACCCGCCGCCGCCGAGTACTCGTCGGCCTCGGCGAGGTCGCTGGCCAGGACGGTCGCGCGATCCGGCCCGAGCAGGCCCTGGTCGGAGAGCTGCACGGTCGCCTCCGGCCCGCCGGACACGACGACCCCGGTGCTCAGCGGGTAGGCCTGGACCATGCGGGCGCCGCCGGGCACCGTCCAGACCTCCAGGGCGGGCACCCGCTCCTCCGAGCGGCGCAGCGACTTGATCAGGCGGGCCTTGGAGCTGGTGCGGGCCTCGGTGGTCGGCCCGAAGGAGGCCGCCAGTTGCAGGCCCGAGCTCTCCAGGGCGCGGTGCAGCTGGTCGGTGGACGCGGGGATGTCCCAGTCCTTGATCTCGATGTCGTTGCGGATGAGCACCATGCCCACGCCGGCCCGGGCAAGTGTCGTCGCCAGCCCCGGCGTGTCGCCGGTCGCCATCATCTCCTCGATGCCGTCCAGGAGCCGGGTCGTTCCGACGCCCCCCAGCGGGATCAGGTTGCGCACACCCCAGGGGGAGTCGGCAAGCCACTGCATCGGTTCGTCGAGCGGCCGGCCCCAGTCGTACTCGCCGAACGGGGCGCCGGGCAGCACCAGGGTGCGGCCGCCCTCGGGATGGTCGGCGAGCCAGTCGGCCGCCACGGTCCAGTAGTCCGGAACCTTGTCGAACGGTCGCGGCTGCAGGCCTTTGCCCTGCAGCAGCGGGAGCATCGCGACGACCAGGGCCGCGACGGCGGCCAGCGACACCGCGACGGGCAGGACTCGGCGCCGCGACGCCACCGGCCCGCCCACGGTCCGGTCCGAGGCCCCGCCCGCGCCCCCCGCCCCGTTCC
The genomic region above belongs to Parafrankia irregularis and contains:
- a CDS encoding DNRLRE domain-containing protein yields the protein MLVAVLASTVTQFLPALRASASAAPTEPAQATPTGPAERPDLISAQLAARAEKRRIEITNDRTETTSTFVNPDGTITVESFSGVHRIRRGDGWVLVDTTLALVDGKVTPKAAKADVVLSAGGGKAGGDVARLADAGREVAFAWPTALPAPELKGNVATYKAVAKDTDLQVEVTPTGFDVQIVAHTPAAAQAALNLPMRLKGVTAERTAGGELRLSGGGKLAARSPTPLMWDAHVDEKTGLPDRTRTVDSALSGGGTATPTLALRPDKKWLTDPARQYPVTIDPAAVLPDNFDADVASAYPTTNYDTYQYLRVGAYLGSVQRSFLKFDTTAIEGRHVTAATLNLWQAGSTTCDDQPTIVQGSAGLSSGATWNTQPASDGTTWGSASFNEGADNSCGAGPANIDITSLVQAWSSNGQPSPETLTLRAANETLDAQFKSFYSGDTLLPPQISTTYNSYPGTVANRSTSPCSAQCGGSPATVLTNSTRPVLSGASTDADGAPLRLDFEVWNSAGTTKITDGSVSDVSPNATASWTVPASVLTNGTSYQWRSRAYDGVDYSQAWSGWIPFTVDTTAPSAPTSLTSAAWTSGGWSTTTSGTISWTSPGGDTASFLYGLDEPSPSTETTGTTTPTLTPGAGLHTLYVRTKDKSGNLSPVASFGFGIGTGALASPAENARVQRFVILEGQAPSTQVSVTYQYHLGTSSSATWLDVPVADTVIDGTSTHPTWPAARNGSGVFDRQNWNLPGTLGGGSDGPVQLRACFRTSANVVSCTAARTIEFTRNAFGDSNVNSQVGPGTLALLTGDYSLSATDVSMPTYTGSLAVGRSTTTLTPPSATSDPSGVFGPGWTSDLQGPETGAAGSTLTDTTSTTNTVSLTSSEGTPSAYSRTGSGSYPYSYVGVGDTATDGSKLVKDSATQFTHTGADGTKTVFVSKTVGSATIWVTDRVEEPGSATTSTYTTDSAGRVTRILGPVPDGVTCTTLVAGCRALTFTYATSTTATGTTPATWGDYTGRLASISMSLNGASAVVVAQYRYDNTGHLREQYDPRLDSGGTHLSTTYAYNAAGQVSSYTPPGQETWTFGYDTYNRITTVSRARPAGAGTATQTIVYGLALTGSGAPIDMAAGVVDDWGQRDLPSWATAVFPASRVPSNPPVAADWPYADITYLNVDGREVNSASYGNGAWQITTTEHDSNGNVIRELGAENRNQAVTSTADTDPTVTALTDSAARAQLLDTDTVYSTDGVSVTDTFGPTHRIVDDTGAQYSARQHVHTDYDEGAPSSTDPYRLPTTVTTTIRLANGSDTEPRKTINGYEAKSGAAADTSGWTLRTPTTIATWMGGGSTPNIVRATYYNNAGNPVETRQPAANAAGTDAYTSVVSYYTATGSGSCVNASWTGLTCTTGPAAQPTSGNPLPVTSYTYNNLNQPLTKVDTVTSGSTTTRTTTYTYDTAGRPASEAIAASPAANGGTAVPTATYGYSTTTGLLTTTTASSITLTTGYDTWGQATSQTDADSNTGTATYDIDGQVATLNDGKGTYTYVYDTATEHRGLVTSLGVGAGSAPSTFSATYDGEGRLAVYTYPNGLTNTTRYNNSGEPTSLVYAKSGTPWLTFSQASSISGEIRSDTTAAAGKSIGYDLAGRLTSVVDAVSYGGPRSCTTRVYTYDADYNRTAVNSYPDAGGQPDTGNCSTTTTPMILSNAYDQADRITDTGYTYDLFGRTTAVPAADAGGTALTVGYYVNDLVESQTSGSATRTYALDPARRIRSWTDGSTTSTNHYTTASGDSPAWIGVTGGTWTRNILGIGGDLAAVQNSAGAVTLQLANLHGDVVATVDDSTGATAIASYAESDEFGHAYFASTAYARYGWLGTQQRSRDSLGGLVIMGVRLYNPVTGRFLSKDPVVGGSANPYDYVNQDPYNSFDFSGTQPTDYKQCPLGLQCSVSRVIFWYNPWPSNWRRDWVGSIIWRFASKGFVKSREFQERRVTNTFRRYFYFNRRSQDVRLYYVEGRARVRLGVPIIPWSYPAPAFSSAWKLTGYWTAWV
- a CDS encoding chromosome condensation protein, which encodes MSSLSKGAPGQPARPAGMNTGVENCRNRQPQRGDIGALAGHLCHGREPRGGERDGHESKGRAPNTPVPRRHEPRGQVRGHGGGAGDWGGRAAARVAARPGGLSAVAARRPKAGLRRALTLDEELIVASDRRRSPLTVGLIAETDAAIRLADLRQSLERALRDHPIAGARLAGGVGTPSSWDLSAEPGLASDLIYEIQTTSLDEAGAERAIWRAVESLCSRPFDLRTQPPVRLLLAHRPAGDVVGLTAHHVALDGMSVLTLLQEIIAGCAADHTVPGRAGGPAPQESTAPRQRLATGRQPLVAPLQRHCQPGPSRRQPARTTEAGQPLGAGTATIGPPIRRRPVSYLAPCGPSHAQGYGVHPVDLPVPPPVRLADGRRMTVNDLLIGAAHLAVERWNTENGCPSGRVLVRMPIATRSPDPEGARELGNRSGQVMISSSAAERAVPGLLAAAVVEQTLAAKRNPAVCAADGLTVAVRTVMAAVPRPLRTTVLRCAAVMARPFLAPSVAVSNISRVDGLRFAPKGTVRITGLSLIGTTGMPQGLLICAAGSADRLRLTFCHHRRLFDPAGMTRFVEIFQESLTGLVTTLSPESS
- a CDS encoding alpha-(1->3)-arabinofuranosyltransferase domain-containing protein — protein: MFVGFATLFLLQAPGKLTADTKLDVPLEPWRFMEAATHLWNSTSDFGYLPNQYAGYLFPMGPFFGIGDLLGVPPWITQRLWMAVLLTLAAWGTVRLAEVLGIGGHTSRVLAGLSYALSPMFLGKIGATSVAMAGASMLPWMVVPLIVALRPDGAGGADTGHRDDDGEHARTLTAARLSPRRAAALSGLAVLGTGGVNATVTLCVLLGPAVVLAFAGGGRRAWALRAWWCLSVVLATAWWVLALMVQGRYGINFLPFTETAETTTATTSVGETLRGAADWMAYLELPMAWLPAAREYVSSATPVVASALVAGFGLVGLTRRDLPARRFLLVTLAAGVVAVSSAYSGEPVSPLAGGLRSLLSEPFGFLRNVYKFQPVVRLPLALGLAHLLAVAMAWRRGQAPERHPGRVLPRRGGARWSGGRGGGASDQPARLEETMPLAISAAARNGAGGAGGASDRTVGGPVASRRRVLPVAVSLAAVAALVVAMLPLLQGKGLQPRPFDKVPDYWTVAADWLADHPEGGRTLVLPGAPFGEYDWGRPLDEPMQWLADSPWGVRNLIPLGGVGTTRLLDGIEEMMATGDTPGLATTLARAGVGMVLIRNDIEIKDWDIPASTDQLHRALESSGLQLAASFGPTTEARTSSKARLIKSLRRSEERVPALEVWTVPGGARMVQAYPLSTGVVVSGGPEATVQLSDQGLLGPDRATVLASDLAEADEYSAAAGGSDADPTTTLAPIADPPPASKVITPTTALAVTDTNTRRDFTFGIVHDGTSYLLGPNESVAGRSEPPRQWTDRPTAGHQTVAGYADGMSVTASSYGFELIAAPDFAPQAAVDGQTSTSWTAIRRHGATSQGEWIQLDVGRELEAPYIDIRLLAEGDWRPEVHALRVTTERGSVVTQVKPVEDIQRLAVPAGESRWFKITLEKVTNEDDPSLGAGLREIDIPGASFHRYAQTPSDLTDTFESLSQGLVAYSFERYRADPLQPFGGSEELTFARKFDSPREMTFTLRGTATAIPPPAGSAVDTSNAPLVIPCGEGPSLIIDGVRYDLEVSGVYSSMATARPFQLKLCTGNNQVRLGAGSHLLSVDLGGATMVVDAISMVGEGAAVSTDRPRTTAIGHWGSELRTVDIGAGAASFVSVRENANASWTATLNGQELTAVRIDGWAQGWIVPAGQGGTIVIENHPGQTFRRNLLIGLGLVLILTAIAVVPDSVGAERRRRRQERGAGPGLADRLADRFARLSPAGLPGMRALGRLRLPALWTGLALATLSVFLVAGVVALVVPLIVLLGRRLRWLPGLLALAGMVGSGIVVSTVPSAIPFSGEGAFSWPAQALGALAFAATISALALRPAEAVRRWPESSDQVRHVPNMKDDAVGRPTAGTSGSAPSGGRLPGGSVGVVPPPGRGRRTPPENTIID